The following DNA comes from Agromyces mangrovi.
ACGTACGACCTCGTCGGCAACCCGAAGACGTACCGGAACGACCTGCCGAAGGCCGTGTCGAACCTGTTCGGCGGCGTGGTGATCGCGGCGTACGACTACGACGAGTTCGACCGGCTGGTCGGGGCCTCGGCGAAGTACGAGACGCTGCCGAAGGACCGCACGTTCCAGTTCTCGCTGAGCTACGACGACCAGGGCAACGTGCTGAGCAAGTCGCAGGTCGACAAGGTCGGCAACAAGGTGCAGTCGAAGACGAGCTACTCGTTCGACCGCTCGTACGCGACCGACGACCCGCACCAGGCGACGACGGCCGGAGAGGAGATGTACCACTACGACGCCGACGGCGAGCTCACCCACATCACCACCGAGACGAAGAAGGGCAAGATCGAACTCGTCCGCGAGATGGAGTGGGACTGGGCGGGCCACATGGTGCACCTCGACGAGGGGTCGGCCGACACCGACTACACCTACGACGACGACGGCAAGCTCGCGATCGAGCGCGGTCCGTCGGGCGAGACGGCGTTCATCAACCCGTGGGTGACGGTGCGCAACGGCACCGATCTCTACAAGCACATCTGGCTGGACGACGAGCGCATCGGCACGCAGCGCGACAACGAGGGCAGTGCGAACAACGACCTGGCTGCGACCGGCGGGTACGAGGAGACCCAGCGGTACTTCCTGCACGCCGACCTGCAGGGCAGCACCAACGTGGTCACCGGCCACACGGGCGACACGTTCCAGCACCAGGAGTACTTCCCGACCGGCGAGGTCTGGGTGGCCGAGCACAGCACCCAGTTCCGCACGCCGTACCAGTACGCGGGCGGGTACACCGATGAGCAGCGCAACATCATCCTGCTCGGCGATCGCTGGTACGACACGAAGCGGGAGATGTTCACGACGGTCGACCCGGTGCTCGTCGACGACCCCATGGTCGTGGTCGGCTCGCCGGAGCTGCGCGCGACCTACGCGTACGCCGGGTCGAACCCGATCGCCAACGTCGACCCGAGCGGCAACCTGTTTACGATCGCGAGTGCGAACGACGTGGTCGCGAAGGCGAAGGCTGCCAAGGCGAGCACGTCGACCACGCCGTCGAACACGACCGGTGCGAACCAGACGGCGAGCACCGGCGGCAACCAGGCTGCCACCGCGACGGCGAAGAAGAGCCGGGCCGAGAAGCTGCAGGCGTTCGCCGAGAAGTGGGACGCCAAGCCGCTGTTCGACATCGATCTGGGCGACGGCAGCGTGAAGTTCGCTCCCCTGCTCACCGGGCCGCGCATCAAGCTCAAGGAGGGCAAGCAGGCGCCACCGTCGGCACAGCAGACGGCGAGCACGAACACGAACTCGAGCCCGGCGTCGGGTGCGGGGTCGGGGTCGGATGCGACGAGCTCGACCGGCGGCCCATCCGCGACGAACGACTCGACGACGTCGACCGGCTCGACCAGCGCCACGGCACCCGGGAAGCCGGGCTCGGGCGGCGGCACGCCGGCGTCGACGGGCGGTGCTTCCGACGGCGGCGGCGCGGGCACGACGAACTCGCTGAAGTCGTCGTCGAGCTCGAACGCACTCGGCGGCACGGGCTCGAGCGGGTCCTCGCGCACGGGCGGCGACGGGTAGGCACCGACGCGACGGCACCCCGGTCATGCTGCCGGGGCGCCGTCGCCGTCGAACTCAGACGGCGGCGAGGAACGCGCGCACGCGCTCGAGCAGCAGTGCGGACGCCTCCGCGTCGTACGCGTCGAGCGACGAGTCGGCGAAGAGGTGCTGGTCTCCGGGGTAGACGAACAGCTCAGCGGCATCCGTCGACTCGGCCAGCTCGCGCGCGGCCGGCAGGTCCTCGTCGAAGAACTCGTCGCCCTCCTTGCCGTGGATCTGCACCGGCACGCCCTCGGGCCACGCCTCGCCGAACTCCGACACCGGCACGCACGAGAACAGCAACAGCGCGCCGCGCGCGTTCGGCATCGTCTGCGCGAGCCGCTGGGCGCTCACCACGCCGAGCGACATGCCCGCGTAGACGAGACCCGTGCCGTGGCCCTTGGCTGCGGCGGCGCCTCGTGCGTGGATCACGTCGAAGCCCGTCGCCGAGGCGAATGCGAAGCCCTCCTCGATGGAGTCGAACGTGCGCCCCTCGAACAGGTCGGGCGTGTGCACGACGTGCCCGTCGGCCCGCAGTTCGTGGGCGAACGCCCGCACGCCGTCGGTGAGTCCCTGGATGTGGTGGTACAGCAGCACCTCTGCCATGTCGTTCGTTCTCCCTACTGCTCGGTGGTTCGCGGTTCTCCGTTTTCTCCGCCCTGAGGCGACGGAATCGTCGGGTCCGGCTCGTCGTAGATGATGTTGCCGCCGCTGCGCTCGAGCTCGGCGAGCCCCTCGCGCATGCCCTGGATCTGCTCGGCCGAGTG
Coding sequences within:
- a CDS encoding dienelactone hydrolase family protein, which encodes MAEVLLYHHIQGLTDGVRAFAHELRADGHVVHTPDLFEGRTFDSIEEGFAFASATGFDVIHARGAAAAKGHGTGLVYAGMSLGVVSAQRLAQTMPNARGALLLFSCVPVSEFGEAWPEGVPVQIHGKEGDEFFDEDLPAARELAESTDAAELFVYPGDQHLFADSSLDAYDAEASALLLERVRAFLAAV